GAAGCGGGTGCGCAGCTTCTCGCCCTCCGCCTCCTTCATGGGGCGGCTGGACATGGCGATGTCCGTGGTGCCGTTGATGAGCGCCGACAGGCCGACGCCCGAGCCGCCACCCGTCACCTGCAGCTTGATGGTGGGGTTCTTCTTCATGAACTCCTCGGCCCAGCGCTGGCCGAGGATGACCATGGTGTCGGAGCCCTTGACGGTGATGGTACCCGCGCGAGCCGCGCCCGGGAGGGCGAGCAGCAGCACCGCGGCGATCGAGGCGATGAAGTTCTTCATGACGGATGTCTCCTTGCGATTCCGGGAAAGTGAGGGCTGCTGACTAGAAGCGGGCCTGCAACTGGGCGGTGAGCACGTTGTCGCGCGGGTCCTTCACGCCCGAGACGGTCGCCGTCATGGGGTGCTCGTAGGTGGCGGAGAGCTTCAGGTTCTCACCGAAGTAGTGGACGACGGTAGCGCCGATGGTGCCGACGGCGTTGGTGCCGGCCGGGCGATCCGAGCCCTCGGAGGCGGCGGCGGCCGGGACACCGCTGGCCGCGTCGAAGTAGTCGTAGCGCACGGCCACCGCGTCGTGCAGGCCGATGTTCTGCACCAGCAGCACGTACCAGCCGCTGGCCTGGCGGTCGAGCAGCTCGGCGCCATTGCTCACGTACGTCTTGCCCTTGATGTACTCACCCTTGAGGGCGGTGGCGCCGACGGGCAGGAAGTCCAGGTAGACCTGGAGGTCCGCGCCGACGCGGCTGCGCTCGTGGGCGTGCCGGTACGTCTCACCGGCACCCCTGCCCATCGTGTGGCCGTACCAGCCGGAGACGCCGCCGGAGATCCACTTCGCATCGAACCCGGCGCGGCCGACGAAGTCCTTCTCCTTGTCGTTGTCGACGCCGACGGAGCCCGGGTAGCTCATGCCGTTGCCGTCGAAGAGGCCGATGCCCAGGCGGAAGACGCCGAACTTGCCGGCGTACTTGACGCCGCGGTCGCGCTCGTCGGGGAGGAAGGCCCGGACGACGCGGGTGCGCTCGGGGAACTCGCGGTCGCTGGAGGACTGCACGGACTCGTAGCCGAAC
This is a stretch of genomic DNA from Archangium violaceum. It encodes these proteins:
- a CDS encoding porin codes for the protein MRNLIAAMLTFASGAALAQEATPAPETAPASEATPASEAAPASEAAPASPSPDERMTNAEGKVASIEEQLIEIKGILSPLTKLKFSGYVQARYQWEESREDGTGGYSRFLVRRGRIKATYTGDLVQYMLQIDAVPTGVTVRDAEATLFIPGTKQNMSVTLGQLKWPFGYESVQSSSDREFPERTRVVRAFLPDERDRGVKYAGKFGVFRLGIGLFDGNGMSYPGSVGVDNDKEKDFVGRAGFDAKWISGGVSGWYGHTMGRGAGETYRHAHERSRVGADLQVYLDFLPVGATALKGEYIKGKTYVSNGAELLDRQASGWYVLLVQNIGLHDAVAVRYDYFDAASGVPAAAASEGSDRPAGTNAVGTIGATVVHYFGENLKLSATYEHPMTATVSGVKDPRDNVLTAQLQARF